In one Diceros bicornis minor isolate mBicDic1 chromosome 2, mDicBic1.mat.cur, whole genome shotgun sequence genomic region, the following are encoded:
- the MCM2 gene encoding DNA replication licensing factor MCM2, with protein sequence MAESSESFTMASSPAGRRRSNDPLTSSPGRSSRRTDALTSSPGRDLPPFEDESEGLLGTDGPLEEEEEDGEELIGDGMERDYRAIPELDTYEAEGLALDDEDVEELTASQREAAERVMRQRDREAGRGLGRMRRGLLYDSDEEDEERPTRKRRQVERATEDGEEDEEMIESIENLEDLKGHSVREWVSMAGPRLEIHHRFKNFLRTHVDGHGHNVFKERISDMCKENRESLVVNYEDLAAREHVLAYFLPEAPAELLQIFDEAALEVVLAMYPKYDRIASHIHVRISHLPLVEELRSLRQLHLNQLIRTSGVVTSCTGVLPQLSMVKYNCNKCSFVLGPFCQSQNQEVKPGSCPECQSAGPFEVNMEETVYQNYQRIRIQESPGKVAAGRLPRSKDAILLADLVDSCKPGDEIELTGIYHNNYDGSLNTANGFPIFATVILANHVAKKDNKVAVGELTDEDVKTIISLSKDQQIGEKIFASIAPSIYGHEDIKRGLALALFGGEPKNPGGKHKVRGDINVLLCGDPGTAKSQFLKYIEKVSSRAIFTTGQGASAVGLTAYVQRHPVSREWTLEAGALVLADRGVCLIDEFDKMNDQDRTSIHEAMEQQSISISKAGIVTSLQARCTVIAAANPIGGRYDPSLTFSENVDLTEPIISRFDVLCVVRDTVDPVQDEMLARFVVGSHVRHHPSNKEEEGLGSGTLEPAMPNTYGVEPLPQEVLKKYIIYAKEKVHPKLNQMDQDKVAKMYSDLRKESMATGSIPITVRHIESMIRMAEAHARIHLRDYVMEDDVNMAIRVMLESFIDTQKFSIMRSMRKTFARYLSFRRDNNELLLFILKQLVAEQVTYQRNRFGAQQDTIEVPEKDLVDKARQINIHSLSAFYDSELFRMNKFSHDLKRKMILQQF encoded by the exons ATGGCG GAATCATCTGAGTCCTTCACCATGGCGTCCAGCCCAGCTGGGCGTCGGCGAAGCAATGATCCTCTCACCTCCAGCCCTGGGCGAAGCTCCCGGCGCACTGATGCCCTGACCTCCAGTCCTGGCCGGGACCTTCCTCCCTTTGAGGATGAGTCGGAGGGGCTACTAGGCACAGACgggcccctggaggaagaggaagaggatggaGAGGAGCTTATTGGAGATGGCATGGAGAG GGACTACCGTGCCATCCCAGAGCTGGACACCTACGAGGCCGAGGGACTGGCCCTGGATGACGAGGATGTAGAGGAGCTGACAGCCAGTCAGAGAGAGGCGGCCGAGCGTGTCATGCGGCAGCGCGACCGGGAGGCTGGCCGGGGCCTGGGCCGCATGCGCCGTGGGCTCCTGTATG ACAGCGATGAAGAGGATGAGGAGCGCCCCACCCGGAAGCGCCGCCAGGTGGAGCGGGCCACGGAGGACGGCGAGGAGGACGAGGAGATGATCGAGAGCATCGAGAACCTGGAAGACCTCAAGGGCCACTCTGTGCGCGAGTGGGTGAGCATGGCGGGCCCCCGGCTGGAGATCCACCACCGCTTCAAGAACTTCCTGCGCACCCATGTGGACGGCCATGGCCACAACGTCTTCAAGGAGCGCATCAGTGACATGTGCAAAG AGAACCGCGAGAGCCTGGTGGTGAACTATGAGGACCTGGCGGCCAGGGAGCACGTCCTGGCCTACTTCCTGCCAGAGGCACCGGCGGAGCTGCTGCAGATCTTCGATGAGGCTGCCCTGGAGGTTGTGCTGGCCATGTACCCCAAGTACGACCGCATAGCCAGCCACATCCACGTGCGCATCTCCCACCTGCCTCTAGTGGAGGAGCTGCGCTCACTGAG GCAGCTGCATCTGAACCAGCTGATCCGCACCAGCGGGGTGGTGACCAGCTGCACAGGTGTCCTTCCCCAGCTCAGCATGGTCAAGTACAACTGCAACAAGTGTAGCTTCGTGCTAGGGCCTTTCTGTCAGTCCCAGAACCAGGAGGTCAAGCCGGGCTCCTGTCCCGAGTGCCAGTCAGCTGGCCCCTTCGAAGTCAACATGGAAGAG ACCGTCTATCAGAACTACCAGCGCATCCGCATTCAGGAGAGTCCCGGGAAAGTGGCGGCCGGCCGGCTGCCCCGCTCCAAGGACGCCATCCTCCTCGCTGATCTGGTGGACAGCTGCAAGCCAGGAGATGAGATC GAGCTGACTGGCATCTACCACAACAACTACGATGGCTCCCTCAATACTGCCAATGGCTTCCCCATCTTTGCCACTGTCATCTTAGCCAACCACGTGGCCAAGAAGGACAACAAGGTTGCCGTGGGGGAACTGACCGACGAAGATGTGAAGACGATCATCAGCCTCTCCAAGGACCAGCAGATTGGGGAGAAG ATCTTTGCCAGTATTGCTCCTTCCATCTATGGGCACGAAGACATCAAGAGAGGCCTGGCACTGGCTCTGTTTGGAGGGGAGCCCAAAAACCCAG GTGGCAAGCACAAGGTGCGAGGCGACATCAACGTGCTCTTGTGTGGAGACCCTGGCACAGCCAAGTCCCAGTTCCTCAAATATATTGAGAAAGTGTCTAGCCGAGCCATCTTCACCACTGGCCAGGGGGCGTCAGCTGTGGGCCTCACAGCGTATGTCCAGCGGCACCCCGTCAGCAGGGAATGGACCTTAGAGGCTGGAGCCCTGGTTCTGGCTGACCGAGGGGTGTGTCTCATCGATGAATTTGACAAG ATGAACGACCAGGATAGAACGAGCATCCATGAGGCCATGGAGCAGCAGAGCATCTCTATCTCAAAAGCCGGCATCGTCACCTCCCTGCAGGCCCGCTGCACCGTCATCGCCGCAGCCAACCCCATAG GAGGCCGCTACGACCCCTCGCTGACCTTCTCAGAAAACGTGGACCTCACGGAGCCCATCATTTCTCGCTTTGATGTCCTATGTGTGGTGAGGGACACAGTGGACCCAGTCCAG GATGAGATGCTGGCCCGCTTTGTGGTCGGCAGCCACGTCAGACACCACCCCAGCaacaaggaggaggaggggctgggcagcGGCACCCTGGAGCCCGCCATGCCCAACACATACGGTGTGGAGCCCCTGCCCCAGGAGGTCCTGAAGAAGTACATCATCTACGCTAAGGAGAAGGTCCACCCAAAGCTCAACCAGATGGACCAGGACAAGGTGGCCAAGATGTACAGTGACCTGAGGAAAGAGTCCATG GCAACAGGCAGCATCCCCATCACGGTGCGGCACATCGAGTCCATGATCCGCATGGCAGAGGCCCACGCGCGCATCCACTTGCGGGACTACGTGATGGAGGACGACGTCAACATGGCCATCCGTGTGATGCTGGAGAGCTTCATCGACACGCAGAAGTTCAGCATCATGCGCAGCATGCGGAAG ACTTTCGCCCGCTACCTTTCATTCCGCCGTGATAACAATGAGCTGTTGCTCTTTATACTGAAGCAGTTAGTGGCAGAGCAGGTGACATATCAACGCAACCGCTTTGGGGCCCAGCAGGACACTATTGAAGTGCCTGAGAAGGACTTGGTGGACAAG GCTCGTCAGATCAACATCCACAGCCTCTCCGCTTTTTATGACAGTGAGCTCTTTAGGATGAACAAGTTCAGCCATGACCTGAAACGGAAGATGATCCTGCAGCAGTTCTGA